The sequence AATCTTCGTACGCTACTTGGAAGAACTGGATAAGCGCGGCTGGACAACATCAGGTCTGGAAAACCGGACCTTAGTAGAAAATTTCAGCGGCCTTGATGATATCCTCAAGGACCGCAAACTTTACTTGGCAGGATTCTACGGAGTCAGCGGCGTGGAAGATATGTTCTTCCGCTACCTCTGGGAAAATCTGGGCCTGCAAGTAATCTGGCACAGTGATCCCGGACTTGCTGAAGGACGCAAAGGACATTTCGGTGTGCGTGAGCATCGACTCTGGCTCCAAAACTGGAAAGCCGAGGCTGTTTCGGAGCATTCAGCAAAGGGAAGCTGCAAACTGCCGGAACTGAAATTCTTTGAGGGATTCGACCGCCATTCCCAGCTCTGCGCCATGCGCGAAGAACTGTGCTCGCAAAAAGTAGAAGGTTGCGCCGTGGTCCTGCCGGACACCTCTTTACTGCTCCCGGTCATGCACCACCTGCCGGAACAAGACATCAACATCAGTATGGGCTATCCGCTGGAACGCTCGGCCCTGAACGGATTGGTGGAAGCCGTACTCAAATTGCAGGAAAACCGTAACGGGCATAACTTTTACTGGAAAGATATTCTGGGACTGATCCGTCACCCTTATTTGAAAATGCTGGAAGTAAACGGCGATCAGCCTTTGCGAACCATCTTCCACCAATGGGAAAACGCACTTCGTCACGGCGCGCCCTACGCAAATGTGAAAGATTTTGTCCCAGTCTACAGCGACGACAACGGTAATCTGGTGGACAACCCGGAAACCACCGAAGAACTGCGCGCTGAAGCTGTACAGGTCTGCATCGATGAATTCAAAGATATTGAAACTCTTTCTGAGCTTGCGGATAGTTTACAAGCTATGGCAGAAATGCTCCGCCAACGAGGCGGCACCCTCTGGAACCGCTACCTGCTTGATTCGGAGTGCCTTTTCCGACTCATGAACGAGGTCATCCCCGAACTGCGCGAAAGCTCCATCAGCAATGAAATTTTCGGGCAATCGCTTTGCTTTTCCATATTCCGGCAATTGCTTTCATCGCAGCGTGTATCATTTGAGCCGGACCCCATTTCCGGTATGCAGGTGCTTGGTATGCTGGAAAGCCGCCTCCTCAATTTCAAGCGCACCTTCATTCTTGATACCGTTGATGAAAAACTTCCCGGAACCGATCCCTACGATCCTCTGCTCCCGGACCAGTTGCGCCATTTGCTGGACCTGCCGGATTCACGGGAAAGGGAATCAGTCGCCACCTACAACTTCTACCGCTTGATCATGGGTAGCGAGGAATCCTGCATCTTTTATCAAAGCGGTGTTCAGCCCGGATTGCTGGATTCAAAATCCATCCGCTCCCGCTTTGTGGAACAACTGCTCTGGGAAATGGAACAGCAACGCAAAGAGATTATCACTCCGGGTGAAGATTTCCCGCTCAAGGCTGTTAATTTTCCCGTGGGAGCCATCGTAAACAGCCCGGCTCCGATTCCAAAAGAACCATTGCAGGATAAACTGCACAATCTGCTCAAGTTCAAAGGCTTATCCCCGTCAGCCATCGACTGTTACGTGGGGTGCCCAAAATTATTCTTTTTCCGTTACCTCTCCAATGTGCGCGAAAGCGTAACTGTTGATCAGGACGGGGACCGCGCCGGATTCGGTGATCTGATTCATTCCGTGCTCAAAGATTTTCTTGAACCGCACCTGAATAAAGATATCAGCGGAAGCGATCTGGATGAAAGAGAGTTGCAGGATTTATTCATGCTCCGTCTGGAACGGGATTCCCTGTATCCCAATCTTGCTTACGATATTAAAAAATCACTTGAACAGGCCGGAAAAAACAGACTTTCCCTATTCCTGAAAAATATGAAGCCGACCAAAATTGTGGAACTGGAATCAGACTCACAGGCCGAGCTTGAAATGGATGATTTCTCCGTACGCATTCACGGGCGTGTGGACCGGGTTGATGAACGGGCCGGGGAACGATACGTGCTGGACTACAAGACCGGACGACTCCATTTGCCCCGTAAATCCTTCTGGGACGATGAATCCATATGGGGTCCATTACTGGATGATCCGCAAGCTATCTACCATGATGGCATACCCTTTCTTGAAAAAATCAAGGACTCAGCTAACAGCCTGCAACTCCCACTCTACTTACTCATGGACCAGCACACTTCCGGCGAACTGCCCAGACAGGCAGCACTGGTAGAGCTGGTCACAGACGGCCGGGAAAAAGGACTCTTTGATTCCAAAACAAGTGATGAAGAGCGCGAGGAAATCATAGAAACCAAAATTCCGGCCCTGACCAAAGTGATCATCAACAACATGTTGCAGGAGGAGGATTTTAAACCAA is a genomic window of Marinifilum sp. JC120 containing:
- a CDS encoding PD-(D/E)XK nuclease family protein, yielding MNKKNIQIISWKEDFIENLATTIINDSDGDLSKVTVIVPHHRPARYLKKALASSEQLPKPCILPEIYSFSDFVSSLIPKLTAEFPRKIGKLDQVGLLFDIIEKLRNESTGMLSKMPTDLQMFFPWGTRLASLLEDLLRQDIKPRNLTMLQGEVLEWAAALLEELEIIFVRYLEELDKRGWTTSGLENRTLVENFSGLDDILKDRKLYLAGFYGVSGVEDMFFRYLWENLGLQVIWHSDPGLAEGRKGHFGVREHRLWLQNWKAEAVSEHSAKGSCKLPELKFFEGFDRHSQLCAMREELCSQKVEGCAVVLPDTSLLLPVMHHLPEQDINISMGYPLERSALNGLVEAVLKLQENRNGHNFYWKDILGLIRHPYLKMLEVNGDQPLRTIFHQWENALRHGAPYANVKDFVPVYSDDNGNLVDNPETTEELRAEAVQVCIDEFKDIETLSELADSLQAMAEMLRQRGGTLWNRYLLDSECLFRLMNEVIPELRESSISNEIFGQSLCFSIFRQLLSSQRVSFEPDPISGMQVLGMLESRLLNFKRTFILDTVDEKLPGTDPYDPLLPDQLRHLLDLPDSRERESVATYNFYRLIMGSEESCIFYQSGVQPGLLDSKSIRSRFVEQLLWEMEQQRKEIITPGEDFPLKAVNFPVGAIVNSPAPIPKEPLQDKLHNLLKFKGLSPSAIDCYVGCPKLFFFRYLSNVRESVTVDQDGDRAGFGDLIHSVLKDFLEPHLNKDISGSDLDERELQDLFMLRLERDSLYPNLAYDIKKSLEQAGKNRLSLFLKNMKPTKIVELESDSQAELEMDDFSVRIHGRVDRVDERAGERYVLDYKTGRLHLPRKSFWDDESIWGPLLDDPQAIYHDGIPFLEKIKDSANSLQLPLYLLMDQHTSGELPRQAALVELVTDGREKGLFDSKTSDEEREEIIETKIPALTKVIINNMLQEEDFKPIRSNMCQWCSYREACGS